The following proteins are co-located in the Arctopsyche grandis isolate Sample6627 chromosome 3, ASM5162203v2, whole genome shotgun sequence genome:
- the LOC143923304 gene encoding glutathione S-transferase C-terminal domain-containing protein homolog — protein MELSVEVNERSSSEAEPRLLRCPVETAVMACVRSYVEMQTSAPTTTTTTTTTTTTRLETHPAGNGRLWMRLPDALDGDGSHYVECRLPAVRQSSASASASANPTGDSQVQVRMRVQHLSGGLSAAARRLAKASAAVFESPPHHPQGLLGFRGSCLHAPNETSVWTKFCEVEMVETTELLVRTATDSSALRSDHTHTSFHIPHTLARFERHLTQPLRIHNVYKFARRMQHNQAALDQRGDASQPVAEASRIGKNRKWKSKKAVLIESSTPLKDLGLDHEFAEGPHLTLADVLLYPCFYLIFHILNIDRLSAHLPETVRWFRNLRSRPRFEKLDDFLSDVCRLTFKDEFIISDSVEYLMPDVENCSLYKCDPSRDRSKKRVFTKDVETALGFIKQGLEIDLCKTKRQSKIDWSSVPDAANPFGGHLPADRVERKTQQLENLATAVLNIAKDGNRIVDFCSGGGHLGILLAYLLPSCQIVLLENKEQSLSRAQVRVEALSLTNVTFVQCNLDFFTGPFDIGVALHACGVSTDLVLDKCIERKATFVVCPCCYGSLHTTDRLQYPRSAVFSDVPIDSYMCIGHSADQTHVNHPMEERGVRCMTIIDSDRAQHAMSNGYSVVLSQLEPKNCTPKNMLLVGVRV, from the coding sequence ATGGAGCTGAGCGTGGAGGTGAACGAGCGGTCGTCTTCCGAGGCCGAACCTCGTCTCCTGAGATGCCCCGTGGAGACGGCGGTGATGGCGTGCGTGCGTTCCTACGTGGAGATGCAAACGAGCGctcccaccaccaccaccaccacgacgacgacgaccacgaCGAGGCTGGAGACGCATCCGGCGGGAAACGGCCGCCTGTGGATGCGACTTCCCGACGCCCTGGACGGTGATGGCTCGCACTACGTGGAGTGTCGGCTGCCGGCAGTGCGACAGtcgagtgcgagtgcgagtgcgagtgcgaaTCCTACCGGTGACTCGCAAGTGCAAGTGCGAATGCGAGTGCAACACCTGAGCGGAGGCTTGAGTGCGGCCGCGCGTCGCCTGGCCAAGGCTTCGGCCGCCGTGTTCGAGTCGCCGCCGCACCACCCGCAAGGTCTGCTCGGCTTCCGCGGCAGCTGCCTCCACGCGCCCAACGAAACCTCCGTCTGGACCAAATTCTGCGAAGTGGAAATGGTGGAGACCACGGAGCTGCTCGTCCGCACCGCCACCGACTCGTCCGCTCTCCGATCCGACCACACCCACACCTCCTTTCACATTCCGCACACTTTGGCCAGATTCGAACGCCACCTGACGCAACCTCTGCGCATACACAACGTTTACAAATTCGCTCGCCGGATGCAGCACAATCAGGCCGCACTCGACCAGAGAGGAGACGCGTCCCAACCGGTCGCGGAAGCGTCTCGAATCGGCAAAAACAGAAAGTGGAAGTCTAAGAAGGCCGTCCTCATCGAAAGCTCCACCCCGCTGAAAGACTTGGGATTGGACCACGAGTTCGCCGAAGGACCGCACTTGACGCTAGCCGACGTCTTATTATACCCTtgcttttatttgatttttcacaTACTGAATATAGATAGACTTTCTGCTCATCTGCCCGAGACCGTCAGGTGGTTTCGAAATCTTCGATCGCGGCCTCGGTTCGAGAAGCTCGACGACTTCTTGAGCGACGTGTGCCGGCTAACTTTTAAAGACGAATTTATAATATCCGACAGTGTTGAATATTTAATGCCCGATGTTGAAAATTGTAGCCTTTATAAGTGCGATCCCAGTCGGGACAGATCTAAAAAGAGGGTTTTCACCAAAGACGTCGAGACTGCTTTGGGATTCATCAAGCAAGGTTTAGAGATTGACTTGTGTAAGACGAAAAGACAGTCGAAGATCGATTGGTCGTCCGTTCCGGACGCCGCTAATCCTTTCGGAGGTCACTTGCCGGCGGATAGAGTCGAGAGGAAGACTCAACAGTTGGAAAATTTAGCGACGGCCGTGTTGAACATAGCCAAAGACGGCAATCGAATAGTAGACTTTTGCAGCGGCGGAGGCCATTTAGGTATACTCTTGGCATATTTGCTACCGTCTTGTCAGATAGTGTTGTTGGAAAACAAGGAGCAGTCTTTGAGTAGGGCTCAAGTCCGCGTGGAAGCTCTGTCCTTGACGAACGTGACTTTCGTCCAGTGTAATCTGGATTTTTTCACCGGTCCGTTCGACATCGGGGTGGCGCTTCACGCTTGCGGCGTCTCCACCGACCTGGTGCTGGACAAGTGCATAGAGCGAAAGGCGACCTTCGTGGTGTGTCCGTGCTGCTACGGATCCCTGCACACTACGGACAGGTTGCAGTATCCGCGCAGCGCCGTCTTCAGCGACGTGCCGATCGACTCGTACATGTGCATCGGACACTCGGCCGATCAGACCCACGTCAACCATCCGATGGAGGAGCGCGGAGTCAGGTGTATGACGATAATAGACTCGGACAGGGCCCAGCATGCTATGAGCAACGGATATTCCGTGGTCTTGTCGCAGTTGGAGCCGAAGAATTGCACGCCCAAAAATATGCTACTCGTCGGCGTTcgcgtttaa